The Elusimicrobiales bacterium genome has a segment encoding these proteins:
- a CDS encoding class I SAM-dependent methyltransferase, with product MTSSTPRFPFGENWADFLKTVDEERIVSAQASLARMLRADTLSGKTFLDIGCGSGIFSLAARRLGAKTVSFDFDGRAVQCAETLKRKYFPSDDGWRIERGSVLDGRYLASLGRFDIVYSWGVLHHTGNMFEAVSNAAGLVAGGGMLCIAIYNDQGGSSRRWLKIKRLYNALPVSLRPVYVAFVAAAFESKYGLARLLQGRNPLPFAGWRSRKRERGMSVWHDWTDWVGGYPFEFAKPCDIFRFVRDMGFTLVDMSTTTGYGCNEYVFVKAACPVPDKL from the coding sequence CGTTCGGCGAGAACTGGGCGGATTTTCTTAAAACCGTTGACGAGGAGAGGATTGTCTCGGCGCAGGCTTCGCTTGCCCGCATGCTGCGCGCGGATACTTTGTCCGGCAAAACTTTCCTTGACATCGGCTGCGGCAGCGGCATATTCAGCCTTGCGGCGCGCAGGCTTGGCGCAAAAACGGTTTCTTTTGATTTTGACGGGCGCGCCGTTCAATGCGCGGAGACTCTCAAACGGAAATATTTCCCGTCGGACGACGGCTGGCGGATAGAGCGCGGCTCCGTTCTGGACGGGCGGTATCTGGCCTCGCTTGGCAGGTTTGATATTGTTTATTCCTGGGGCGTGCTGCATCACACCGGCAATATGTTTGAGGCGGTTTCCAACGCGGCGGGGCTTGTCGCAGGCGGGGGGATGTTGTGCATTGCGATTTACAACGACCAGGGCGGCAGCAGCCGGCGCTGGCTTAAAATAAAGCGGCTCTATAACGCGCTGCCGGTTTCGCTGCGTCCGGTTTATGTGGCTTTTGTCGCCGCGGCATTTGAGTCTAAATACGGGCTGGCGAGATTGCTGCAGGGGCGCAATCCTCTTCCGTTTGCCGGCTGGCGGAGCAGGAAGCGCGAACGCGGGATGTCCGTCTGGCATGACTGGACGGATTGGGTGGGCGGGTATCCGTTTGAGTTCGCAAAACCATGCGATATTTTCCGCTTCGTCCGGGATATGGGGTTTACGCTGGTTGATATGAGCACCACAACGGGCTACGGCTGCAACGAATACGTCTTTGTGAAAGCCGCGTGTCCCGTGCCGGACAAATTGTAG